The Crocinitomicaceae bacterium sequence TAAACTCCGTTTCCATGTGTACCAACAATCATTCTTCCGTCATGCGTGCGGTAATCCATGTGGTTGATCACCACGTTGCCTATACCTGCTTCCAGTGTCCAGATTGTATTTGCGCTATCAGGCATGGTAGTAACATATAAGCCGGAAGTTGTTCCAACAAACAATGTTCCGTCAGGATATCTTTCACACCACAATGCAGCCGGCCCGGCACCTGATCCATCTATATTTTCTTCTAAATTCCCACTGATGTCATCCCACGTAAGTCCACCGTCTTTTGAATAAAAAATACTTGGAATTTCATAATTGGCAAACGTGACTAAAATTTTATTTGCATCAAACGGATCAACCGAAATAGAAGACACCCATGAACCGGCAGGAAAATAATCTACCGTCAAATCTACCTGAACAGGTGTTGCAGAATTTGCCTCATCTAGCCGATACAAATCTCCTTGTGAAGTACCATACCAAACCTGATTGGCTCCTGCTTTGCTCATTTCTATATCCGTAATTATTCCGCCGCCCGGCAAAACATTACTCTCGGCAATTTCTACCCAAAAATTTGGTTCTTTATTTGTTTTGTCTCCGCTGATCGTAATGTCATGCAAATCATCTAAACGGAATAATTTTGTACGACCATTCCAGTACAGTGTATTGGTGTTGTTAGGATCTAATTTTAAACTGTTACACCAATTATATGAACTTGGTCCATCTTCCGGATCAATGCGCTCATGGCCTAAAACATTTCCGTCTCCATCAATTTCTTTTAAAAACATTTTTCCATTTTGTGTACAAATCACATAGAATTCTGCGTTCTCGGTTATTGCGCAATACATGCCATCTCCCCCACCAACTTCAACCCAAGCTGAATCAAATTCATTCGTGTTGGTAAACCAAGTTCCATTGTCTTGCATACCACCAATAATAATGTCACTGGTAGTTTCACCAGGCTCCATAGCAACGGCATAAAATTGTGTTGTGACAAAGCCGTTGTTAAGCGGAATCCATTTTACACTGTCATCTAAATTATCTACTGTTTTATAAATTCCACCATCATTCACGTTGATCATTACTTTATGATCTGACGGTAAAAAAATCATGTAATGTTGATCAGGATGATGATCAGGATATGACAATTGCCAATTGATATCATCATACGGTAAATCATCACATTGATAACCTCCAATCCATGTATTATTTGTGTCTGTTGAAAATCCATCAGTTGATCTCCAAATGCTGGTGCCGGCAATATAAATTACATCCGGATCATCAGGGTGTATTGCCATGTGAACATCAAAAGACGATTGTGTATTCAGATATCCCAATTCAAAAGAAATTCCATTGATAAAACAAGATTGATGTGGTAAGTTCATACTTCTATCTTCCCATGTACCACCTGCACCTGAACCATCACCTGAAAGATAATTGTATTTAAAAAGTGAATGTCCGTTGGCGTATGATCCGTTGGTAGAACCAAAGAACCAAATCTCATTATCGTCTTGCGGATTCACCGCCATTGCAAGTCGGCCATAACCGGTTGGAAAACTTGGCGGAATAATACTTGTCCAAGTAATTCCATCATCTGATCTAAAAATTCCTTTGCTTGGAGAATCACTTGAAAGAGTCGCATAAAAAACACCTGATGGAGTAATGATGAGTTCAACATAATCAGAATGTAAATTACTGAAAGATCCTTGCTGAAAACCCAATACTTCAGTCCATGTTGCGCCACCGTCATCTGATCTGAAAACACCGTTGTAAACTGCTGCAAGTACAACATCATTTGCAAGGTCAGTATGGTCAACAACAATGCGCCACACAAAATCCATCTCGTGATTTGCCAAAAAAGTTTCCGGTGTGCTTGATTGAGTAGATGTCAACTCAACCCAAGTTAAACCACCATCTGTGCTTTTCAACATACCATCACCGCTGAAACGCGCTTCAAAAGTTGATGCACTGACAATTCCGTATTGTTCTCCGGTGCCTGCGTACCAAGTGTCTTCATGTCCGGGACGAGTGTCTTGTACAATACTGGTGATGCTGTGCATTTGCAAAGGGCTAGTCACTTTTGTCCAACTTGTTCCGGCATTGGTTGATCTCCAAATTCCACCCGTTACACCAGCCGCAAACCAAATATTTTCATCTTGAATATCTAATGCAACTGCCCGCGTGCGACCTCCTTTGTTTATTGGGCCACGCAATTGCCAAGTAAATGCTTTGGTCATATTCACGGGTAATGATTGCACGAATTCCAATTCGCGTTTTCTGATATCTGCAGGTATGACACCCGTTTGCGGATTTCTCAATCGCTGATATTCGTAAATCACTCTGCTTTGCAATGAGCTGTCATTGCCATACGACATGCCGCCTGAACTTTCACTGTTTTGTTCAACAAAATTTCCCGCTCCCTGACGATCACAGGAAAGCATCATGCACAATGCAACCGGAATAATAATGAATCTCATGACAAATGATTTGAGTGCAAGGTATGGATTTTTAGAATAAATGTGGGAGCAAAAGCCCATAGTCTAATACACGCACGGGTTGCAAATGAAATTCCGCAACGTAGGCGCAGGTCACGACCTGCGCCTACACGACGATTATTATTTGCAACTCGGTTTGATTAATGTAAGAAAATTTAATCCCTCAATCCAATTTCAACACCGCTAAAAATGCCTCTTGTGGCACTTCAACAGAGCCTACCTGGCGCATGCGTTTTTTACCTTCTTTTTGTTTTTCAAGGAGCTTGCGTTTACGAGAAATATCTCCGCCGTAACATTTTGCGGTTACATCTTTTCTTAACGCTTTCACTGTTTCACGTGCAATAATTTTTGCGCCAATAGCGGCCTGAATGGGTATTTCAAATTGCTGCCTTGGTATCAACTCTTTTAGTTTGAGACAAATTTTTTTACCAAGGTCAAATGCATTGCTGCGGTGCACTAAAGCTGATAGGGCATCTACTTGTTCAGCATTCAATAAAATATCTAATTTGATCAAATCAGATTGTTTCATGCCAATAGGAAAATAATCAAACGATGCGTATCCCTTTGAGCATGATTTTAATTTATCATAGAAATCAAAAACTATTTCACCCAAGGGCATTTCGAAAGTAATTTCAACGCGGCTTTGTGTGAGGTAAACCTGATTTTTTAATTCGCCTCTTTTTTCAATACACAGGTTCATTACTTGTCCAACATAATCAGATTTTGTGATGATTTGTGCCTTGATATAAGGCTCTTCAATGTATTCAATTTTTGAAGGGTCAGGTAATTCAGACGGGTTATTTACTACTATCTTTTCTAAATTTTTTGTGAGATAGGCATTGTATGATACGTTGGGTACCGTAGTAATCACGGTCATGTTGAATTCACGTTCTAACCTTTCCTGAATAATTTCCATGTGCAGCATCCCTAAAAATCCGCAACGGAAACCAAATCCAAGTGCTTGTGATGATTCAGGTTCAAACACTAAGGAAGCATCATTCAATTTTAATTTTTCAAGCGATGCGCGCAAATCTTCAAACTCTTCTGTGTCCACCGGATAAACGCCGGCAAATACCATGGGCTTTACATCTTCAAATCCTTTAATTGCTTCTGCACAGGGTCTGGCAACAGTTGTAATGGTATCACCTACTTTTACTTCGTTGGCTTCTTTAATGCCTGAAATAATATAACCCACATCACCGGCAGAAACAGTTTTGCGCGGTTCCAAATCCATACGAAGAATGCCAATTTCATCTGCGTGATATTCTTTTACTGTGGCAAAAAATTTCACCAATTCACCTTTGTTAATAGTGCCGTCTAAAATTCGATAATAGGCTATGATACCACGAAAGGAATTAAAAACAGAATCAAAAATCATGGCTCGCAATGGCGCCTTGGGATCACCTTTGGGAGGAGGAATGCGTTCAATAATAGCAGCCAAAA is a genomic window containing:
- a CDS encoding T9SS type A sorting domain-containing protein, whose amino-acid sequence is MRFIIIPVALCMMLSCDRQGAGNFVEQNSESSGGMSYGNDSSLQSRVIYEYQRLRNPQTGVIPADIRKRELEFVQSLPVNMTKAFTWQLRGPINKGGRTRAVALDIQDENIWFAAGVTGGIWRSTNAGTSWTKVTSPLQMHSITSIVQDTRPGHEDTWYAGTGEQYGIVSASTFEARFSGDGMLKSTDGGLTWVELTSTQSSTPETFLANHEMDFVWRIVVDHTDLANDVVLAAVYNGVFRSDDGGATWTEVLGFQQGSFSNLHSDYVELIITPSGVFYATLSSDSPSKGIFRSDDGITWTSIIPPSFPTGYGRLAMAVNPQDDNEIWFFGSTNGSYANGHSLFKYNYLSGDGSGAGGTWEDRSMNLPHQSCFINGISFELGYLNTQSSFDVHMAIHPDDPDVIYIAGTSIWRSTDGFSTDTNNTWIGGYQCDDLPYDDINWQLSYPDHHPDQHYMIFLPSDHKVMINVNDGGIYKTVDNLDDSVKWIPLNNGFVTTQFYAVAMEPGETTSDIIIGGMQDNGTWFTNTNEFDSAWVEVGGGDGMYCAITENAEFYVICTQNGKMFLKEIDGDGNVLGHERIDPEDGPSSYNWCNSLKLDPNNTNTLYWNGRTKLFRLDDLHDITISGDKTNKEPNFWVEIAESNVLPGGGIITDIEMSKAGANQVWYGTSQGDLYRLDEANSATPVQVDLTVDYFPAGSWVSSISVDPFDANKILVTFANYEIPSIFYSKDGGLTWDDISGNLEENIDGSGAGPAALWCERYPDGTLFVGTTSGLYVTTMPDSANTIWTLEAGIGNVVINHMDYRTHDGRMIVGTHGNGVYSTGLNPAFAGMESVTSPQDILLYPTFTNQYIHVSAQNGQRIEIYDLTGKKCLDAVITNNYTLQDVSSFSNGIYIAVITTSSQKKAVKFVKG
- the lepA gene encoding elongation factor 4 → MDHIRNFCIIAHIDHGKSTLADRLLQTTNTISERQMQAQALDDMDLERERGITIKSHAIQMDFTFNGKKYVLNLIDTPGHVDFSYEVSRSIAACEGALLIVDAAQGIQAQTISNLYLALENDLTIIPILNKMDLPGAMPEEVTDQIVDLIGCSPLDIIPASGKTGLGVDKILAAIIERIPPPKGDPKAPLRAMIFDSVFNSFRGIIAYYRILDGTINKGELVKFFATVKEYHADEIGILRMDLEPRKTVSAGDVGYIISGIKEANEVKVGDTITTVARPCAEAIKGFEDVKPMVFAGVYPVDTEEFEDLRASLEKLKLNDASLVFEPESSQALGFGFRCGFLGMLHMEIIQERLEREFNMTVITTVPNVSYNAYLTKNLEKIVVNNPSELPDPSKIEYIEEPYIKAQIITKSDYVGQVMNLCIEKRGELKNQVYLTQSRVEITFEMPLGEIVFDFYDKLKSCSKGYASFDYFPIGMKQSDLIKLDILLNAEQVDALSALVHRSNAFDLGKKICLKLKELIPRQQFEIPIQAAIGAKIIARETVKALRKDVTAKCYGGDISRKRKLLEKQKEGKKRMRQVGSVEVPQEAFLAVLKLD